In one Nicotiana tomentosiformis chromosome 6, ASM39032v3, whole genome shotgun sequence genomic region, the following are encoded:
- the LOC104107659 gene encoding polypyrimidine tract-binding protein homolog 2 isoform X2 has translation MTHVLSVLMFYTCRPMSRIYLQWQLIASGERAHVFSAFGFVHKITTFEKTAGFQALVQFSDAETATSAKDALDGRSIPRYLIPELGPCSLKITYSAHTDLSVKFQSHRSRDYTNPLLPVAPSAIDASGQISVGLDGKKLEPESNVLLASIENMQYAVTLDVLHMVFSAFGPVLKIAMFDKNGGVQALIQYPDVQTSVVAKEALEGHSIYEGGFCKLHISYSRHTDLSIKVNNDRSRDYTIPNAPMLNSQPSVLGQQPHPVGGPGVHPYNGPTQYAPAPQDHAAPQHTAGWNSPVGAAPQQIPMQMQNHPYSMPASGPPQMGHGMLSLHGQNSLPHSAGMPPYHPQ, from the exons ATGACGCACGTCTTGTCAGTATTGATGTTCTACACTTG CAGGCCAATGTCAAGGATATATCTGCAATGGCAGCTTATTGCATCGGGAGAAAGAGCGCAT GTGTTCTCAGCTTTTGGATTTGTCCATAAGATTACTACATTTGAGAAAACTGCTGGATTCCAG GCTCTAGTGCAATTTTCTGATGCAGAAACGGCCACTTCTGCAAAGGATGCCCTTGATGGAAGAAGCATTCCCAG GTATTTGATTCCAGAACTGGGACCTTGCTCCCTCAAAATAACATATTCTGCACATACTGATCTTAGTGTGAAGTTTCAGAGTCATCGTAGCAG GGATTACACCAATCCTCTCCTTCCTGTTGCACCCTCAGCCATTGATGCAAGTGGTCAG ATCAGTGTGGGTTTAGATGGGAAGAAGCTGGAGCCTGAGAGTAATGTTCTTCTAGCTTCCATTGAGAACATGCAGTATGCTGTAACCTTGGATGTCCTACACATG GTTTTTTCAGCTTTCGGCCCTGTGCTAAAGATTGCAATGTTTGATAAGAATGGTGGGGTTCAGGCTCTAATACAATATCCAG ATGTGCAGACATCAGTTGTTGCAAAGGAAGCTTTGGAAGGACATTCCATATATGAAGGAGGATTTTGTAAGCTTCATATCTCCTACTCTCGCCACACTGATCTCAGTATTAAG GTAAATAATGATCGGAGCAGAGATTATACAATCCCGAATGCCCCTATGCTGAACTCTCAACCCTCGGTTTTGGGGCAGCAACCACATCCAGTAGGAGGTCCAGGTGTTCATCCATACAATGGGCCTACACAATATGCCCCAGCTCCACAAGATCATGCTGCACCTCAGCATACAGCTGGCTGGAACTCACCTGTTGGGGCTGCACCTCAACAAATACCGATGCAGATGCAGAATCACCCTTACTCTATGCCTGCAAGTGGGCCGCCTCAGATGGGTCATGGGATGCTTTCATTGCATGGACAGAACAGCCTACCACATTCTGCCGGAATGCCTCCATATCATCCACAATAG
- the LOC104107659 gene encoding polypyrimidine tract-binding protein homolog 2 isoform X1, with translation MSSVSSQPQFRYTQPPSKVLHLRNLPWECTEEELIELGKPFGKVVNTKCNVGANRNQAFIEFAELNQAIAMISYYASSSEPAQVRGKTVYLQYSNRQEIVNNKTIADVAGNVLLVTIEGNDARLVSIDVLHLVFSAFGFVHKITTFEKTAGFQALVQFSDAETATSAKDALDGRSIPRYLIPELGPCSLKITYSAHTDLSVKFQSHRSRDYTNPLLPVAPSAIDASGQISVGLDGKKLEPESNVLLASIENMQYAVTLDVLHMVFSAFGPVLKIAMFDKNGGVQALIQYPDVQTSVVAKEALEGHSIYEGGFCKLHISYSRHTDLSIKVNNDRSRDYTIPNAPMLNSQPSVLGQQPHPVGGPGVHPYNGPTQYAPAPQDHAAPQHTAGWNSPVGAAPQQIPMQMQNHPYSMPASGPPQMGHGMLSLHGQNSLPHSAGMPPYHPQ, from the exons ATGTCATCTGTATCTAGCCAGCCTCAGTTCCGATACACACAGCCTCCCTCTAAGGTTCTACATTTAAGAAACTTACCATGGGAGTGCACAGAGGAGGAACTTATCGAATTGGGGAAGCCATTTGGTAAAGTTGTCAACACCAAGTGTAATGTTGGAGCAAATAGAAATCAAGCATTTATAGAGTTT GCAGAACTGAATCAAGCTATTGCAATGATATCGTACTATGCGTCTTCCTCAGAACCAGCTCAGGTACGAGGGAAAACCGTCTACCTACAGTATTCCAACAGACAAGAGATAGTGAACAACAAAACTATTGCCGATGTAGCTGGAAATGTATTGTTGGTAACAATTGAGGGAAATGACGCACGTCTTGTCAGTATTGATGTTCTACACTTG GTGTTCTCAGCTTTTGGATTTGTCCATAAGATTACTACATTTGAGAAAACTGCTGGATTCCAG GCTCTAGTGCAATTTTCTGATGCAGAAACGGCCACTTCTGCAAAGGATGCCCTTGATGGAAGAAGCATTCCCAG GTATTTGATTCCAGAACTGGGACCTTGCTCCCTCAAAATAACATATTCTGCACATACTGATCTTAGTGTGAAGTTTCAGAGTCATCGTAGCAG GGATTACACCAATCCTCTCCTTCCTGTTGCACCCTCAGCCATTGATGCAAGTGGTCAG ATCAGTGTGGGTTTAGATGGGAAGAAGCTGGAGCCTGAGAGTAATGTTCTTCTAGCTTCCATTGAGAACATGCAGTATGCTGTAACCTTGGATGTCCTACACATG GTTTTTTCAGCTTTCGGCCCTGTGCTAAAGATTGCAATGTTTGATAAGAATGGTGGGGTTCAGGCTCTAATACAATATCCAG ATGTGCAGACATCAGTTGTTGCAAAGGAAGCTTTGGAAGGACATTCCATATATGAAGGAGGATTTTGTAAGCTTCATATCTCCTACTCTCGCCACACTGATCTCAGTATTAAG GTAAATAATGATCGGAGCAGAGATTATACAATCCCGAATGCCCCTATGCTGAACTCTCAACCCTCGGTTTTGGGGCAGCAACCACATCCAGTAGGAGGTCCAGGTGTTCATCCATACAATGGGCCTACACAATATGCCCCAGCTCCACAAGATCATGCTGCACCTCAGCATACAGCTGGCTGGAACTCACCTGTTGGGGCTGCACCTCAACAAATACCGATGCAGATGCAGAATCACCCTTACTCTATGCCTGCAAGTGGGCCGCCTCAGATGGGTCATGGGATGCTTTCATTGCATGGACAGAACAGCCTACCACATTCTGCCGGAATGCCTCCATATCATCCACAATAG
- the LOC104107659 gene encoding polypyrimidine tract-binding protein homolog 2 isoform X4, with the protein MSSVSSQPQFRYTQPPSKVLHLRNLPWECTEEELIELGKPFGKVVNTKCNVGANRNQAFIEFAELNQAIAMISYYASSSEPAQVRGKTVYLQYSNRQEIVNNKTIADVAGNVLLVTIEGNDARLVSIDVLHLVFSAFGFVHKITTFEKTAGFQALVQFSDAETATSAKDALDGRSIPRYLIPELGPCSLKITYSAHTDLSVKFQSHRSRDYTNPLLPVAPSAIDASGQISVGLDGKKLEPESNVLLASIENMQYAVTLDVLHMVFSAFGPVLKIAMFDKNGGVQALIQYPDVQTSVVAKEALEGHSIYEGGFCK; encoded by the exons ATGTCATCTGTATCTAGCCAGCCTCAGTTCCGATACACACAGCCTCCCTCTAAGGTTCTACATTTAAGAAACTTACCATGGGAGTGCACAGAGGAGGAACTTATCGAATTGGGGAAGCCATTTGGTAAAGTTGTCAACACCAAGTGTAATGTTGGAGCAAATAGAAATCAAGCATTTATAGAGTTT GCAGAACTGAATCAAGCTATTGCAATGATATCGTACTATGCGTCTTCCTCAGAACCAGCTCAGGTACGAGGGAAAACCGTCTACCTACAGTATTCCAACAGACAAGAGATAGTGAACAACAAAACTATTGCCGATGTAGCTGGAAATGTATTGTTGGTAACAATTGAGGGAAATGACGCACGTCTTGTCAGTATTGATGTTCTACACTTG GTGTTCTCAGCTTTTGGATTTGTCCATAAGATTACTACATTTGAGAAAACTGCTGGATTCCAG GCTCTAGTGCAATTTTCTGATGCAGAAACGGCCACTTCTGCAAAGGATGCCCTTGATGGAAGAAGCATTCCCAG GTATTTGATTCCAGAACTGGGACCTTGCTCCCTCAAAATAACATATTCTGCACATACTGATCTTAGTGTGAAGTTTCAGAGTCATCGTAGCAG GGATTACACCAATCCTCTCCTTCCTGTTGCACCCTCAGCCATTGATGCAAGTGGTCAG ATCAGTGTGGGTTTAGATGGGAAGAAGCTGGAGCCTGAGAGTAATGTTCTTCTAGCTTCCATTGAGAACATGCAGTATGCTGTAACCTTGGATGTCCTACACATG GTTTTTTCAGCTTTCGGCCCTGTGCTAAAGATTGCAATGTTTGATAAGAATGGTGGGGTTCAGGCTCTAATACAATATCCAG ATGTGCAGACATCAGTTGTTGCAAAGGAAGCTTTGGAAGGACATTCCATATATGAAGGAGGATTTT GTAAATAA
- the LOC104107659 gene encoding polypyrimidine tract-binding protein homolog 2 isoform X3, with protein sequence MTHVLSVLMFYTWPMSRIYLQWQLIASGERAHVFSAFGFVHKITTFEKTAGFQALVQFSDAETATSAKDALDGRSIPRYLIPELGPCSLKITYSAHTDLSVKFQSHRSRDYTNPLLPVAPSAIDASGQISVGLDGKKLEPESNVLLASIENMQYAVTLDVLHMVFSAFGPVLKIAMFDKNGGVQALIQYPDVQTSVVAKEALEGHSIYEGGFCKLHISYSRHTDLSIKVNNDRSRDYTIPNAPMLNSQPSVLGQQPHPVGGPGVHPYNGPTQYAPAPQDHAAPQHTAGWNSPVGAAPQQIPMQMQNHPYSMPASGPPQMGHGMLSLHGQNSLPHSAGMPPYHPQ encoded by the exons ATGACGCACGTCTTGTCAGTATTGATGTTCTACACTTG GCCAATGTCAAGGATATATCTGCAATGGCAGCTTATTGCATCGGGAGAAAGAGCGCAT GTGTTCTCAGCTTTTGGATTTGTCCATAAGATTACTACATTTGAGAAAACTGCTGGATTCCAG GCTCTAGTGCAATTTTCTGATGCAGAAACGGCCACTTCTGCAAAGGATGCCCTTGATGGAAGAAGCATTCCCAG GTATTTGATTCCAGAACTGGGACCTTGCTCCCTCAAAATAACATATTCTGCACATACTGATCTTAGTGTGAAGTTTCAGAGTCATCGTAGCAG GGATTACACCAATCCTCTCCTTCCTGTTGCACCCTCAGCCATTGATGCAAGTGGTCAG ATCAGTGTGGGTTTAGATGGGAAGAAGCTGGAGCCTGAGAGTAATGTTCTTCTAGCTTCCATTGAGAACATGCAGTATGCTGTAACCTTGGATGTCCTACACATG GTTTTTTCAGCTTTCGGCCCTGTGCTAAAGATTGCAATGTTTGATAAGAATGGTGGGGTTCAGGCTCTAATACAATATCCAG ATGTGCAGACATCAGTTGTTGCAAAGGAAGCTTTGGAAGGACATTCCATATATGAAGGAGGATTTTGTAAGCTTCATATCTCCTACTCTCGCCACACTGATCTCAGTATTAAG GTAAATAATGATCGGAGCAGAGATTATACAATCCCGAATGCCCCTATGCTGAACTCTCAACCCTCGGTTTTGGGGCAGCAACCACATCCAGTAGGAGGTCCAGGTGTTCATCCATACAATGGGCCTACACAATATGCCCCAGCTCCACAAGATCATGCTGCACCTCAGCATACAGCTGGCTGGAACTCACCTGTTGGGGCTGCACCTCAACAAATACCGATGCAGATGCAGAATCACCCTTACTCTATGCCTGCAAGTGGGCCGCCTCAGATGGGTCATGGGATGCTTTCATTGCATGGACAGAACAGCCTACCACATTCTGCCGGAATGCCTCCATATCATCCACAATAG
- the LOC138894087 gene encoding uncharacterized protein, which produces MWSEFFDAFIDHFLPAESKAARDAEFENLRQGSLSVWDYHMRFAYLSKYAIYMLPTMEATVCRFVQGLSPLVINEAATTTLNSDMNYGKMVAFAQATETRKLRNKMERDGSNKARSTGNFGGSSGGGKSTFSGGSSGPSQSFAQSSASAPPSWPSQQQQWSHFRPSQGNRGSNQQGRHGCRFQQ; this is translated from the coding sequence ATGTGGAGTGAGTTTttcgatgccttcattgatcatttcttgcctgccgagagtAAGGCAGCCCGTGATGcagagtttgagaacttgaggcaaggtagcctgagtgtgtgggattaccatatgagattcgcgtacctgtctaaatatgctatttacatgctgcccactatggaggctacaGTTTgccgatttgtacagggccttagtcccttggtaattaatgaggccgctacaacaaccttgaattctgatatgaactatggaaagatggtggcattcgctcaagccacagagacccgcaaattaaggaacaaAATGGAGCGAGATGGTAGTAATAAGGCCAGGTCTACGggtaactttggtggttcttcaggtggtggcaagtcaacattcagtggagggtcgtcagggccatcacagtcctttgctcagtcttcggctagtgcaccacCATCATGGCCTAGtcagcagcagcagtggagccatttcaggcccagtcagggaaacaggggatccaatcagcagggtcgtcatggtTGTAGATTCCAGCAGTAG